From Pseudomonas fluorescens:
ATGGGCAAGGCGAGCAGAAGCTCCTCCTCGATCAGTGCATGCAGATCCAAAGGATCTTCGCCCAGTTCCAGCACGTCATAACCTTTCGGCAACGACTGGGTATTCGCACCCTCCTTCACCACAGCATAACTGCACTCGCTGTGGATCGGCAGGGTGACCAGCTCAAGACAACGCTGGCAAACCATTTTGACCTCGGTGTCGATAAAGCTGTGGATTACCACAGATTTACGTTCATCTCGTTCAAAAACGAATTTGGCCTGCACCGTACCGACAGTGTCGGAAAGCGGGTCGCAGAGTCTCTCCAAATCGGCCAGCAGCAACTCACCTTGAAGGGAAGTGCCACGATCAGCCAATTTGCGCGGGTCAACGTGAGGTGGAATCGGGTCATTCAACATAGGCGCAGCATTATAGGGATGCCCCCAGCCATGTCAAAGGAAATTCAGCCCTGTGCGTCGGCCGGTCGCCCCGCTAGAATCGGCGGCTGCCTTGAGGAGACGTCCATGCTGCCTTTATTACTCGCTTCCAGCTCGGTTTATCGCCGGGAATTGCTGAGCCGCCTGCACCTGCCGTTCACCTGCAGCTCGCCGGATATCGACGAAAGCCACGCTGCAAATGAGTCGGCCACGGATCTGGTCAAACGCCTGGCCGAACAGAAAGCCCGTGCCCTCGCCGCCAGCCATCCTGGACATTTGATCATCGGCTCCGACCAGGTCGCCGCGCTGGAAGGCCGCATCATCGGCAAGCCTCACACATTCGAAAACGCGCGCGAGCAATTATTGGCTGCCAGTGGCAAACGTGTCAGCTTCCTCACCGGCCTGGCCCTGCTTAACAGCGAGACGGGGCACTGCCAGGTGGACTGCATACCCTTTACCGTGCACATGCGCGAGCTGGATGCAGCGCGCATCGAGCGCTACCTGCGGATCGAGCAGCCGTATGACTGCGCGGGCAGCTTCAAGGCTGAAGGGCTGGGCGTGAGCCTGTTCCAGAGCACCGAAGGGCCGGACGCGACCAGTCTTGTCGGCTTACCCCTGATTCGGCTGGTGGAT
This genomic window contains:
- a CDS encoding YceD family protein — encoded protein: MLNDPIPPHVDPRKLADRGTSLQGELLLADLERLCDPLSDTVGTVQAKFVFERDERKSVVIHSFIDTEVKMVCQRCLELVTLPIHSECSYAVVKEGANTQSLPKGYDVLELGEDPLDLHALIEEELLLALPIVPAHHPEECQQPAGLDDEPEPSEDEVTRSNPFSVLAQLKRDPNV
- a CDS encoding Maf family protein, producing the protein MLPLLLASSSVYRRELLSRLHLPFTCSSPDIDESHAANESATDLVKRLAEQKARALAASHPGHLIIGSDQVAALEGRIIGKPHTFENAREQLLAASGKRVSFLTGLALLNSETGHCQVDCIPFTVHMRELDAARIERYLRIEQPYDCAGSFKAEGLGVSLFQSTEGPDATSLVGLPLIRLVDMLLSEGVQIP